A stretch of Nitrospinaceae bacterium DNA encodes these proteins:
- a CDS encoding GAF domain-containing protein, producing MEQKLAPTRIQCPECQAVYRVGRPAAELAKMRVKCKKCEYTFTPTFPELEFSAPVAPARTNLPSPPAPAGPSTLVNPPVAQVPAPVASPPTVPQAGADPFDTLEETVGGLSRAIYEIRQQSPEAIPTNISSQVGQIADAIVGVKRQVGSLRRAGQDLENLLEVSNALNQETHLAPLLELIMDSAIKTLNAERGFLMLKNQTTGALDVSVARGMGEALADDESREFSTGIASTVANDGTPFFTANSKGDDRVAEFASVMRSDARAVLCVPVDFHERNLGTLYLDNQAGAPGFTEDLLRLAASFASASAGAIENARLYENIREETAKRSNLSRYLSPSVVDDILKQGENFELGGATIDCSVLFSDVVGFTSFSEDLTPIELVKLMNEYFTVMADAIFTNDGTLDKFIGDATMAIFGAPVHDPHHAAMAVDAGLNMLAACDKLMAKWKSEGKPTFQMRVGVNSGPVVAGNLGSPQRMDYTVIGDAVNLASRMESSSEAGTLCISEYTWDLIKDFAKAEDKGPIKVKGKSDEIRVFHVFSIEPPRQDAHHIERTSPRAVTEIFTIYSQEGIDGTRQGIIRDLSEGGAMAHSGFAAEAGNLVKLNFSLPSGEQVKEISAVVVRVSSIEDEGAGFQINLKFVDMDENSRTILGTYVHSQIEKGAD from the coding sequence TTGGAGCAGAAATTAGCACCAACCCGCATCCAGTGCCCAGAATGCCAGGCGGTTTATCGCGTGGGTCGCCCGGCGGCGGAACTTGCCAAGATGCGGGTGAAATGCAAGAAGTGCGAATATACATTTACGCCAACGTTTCCCGAGCTTGAATTCTCGGCGCCGGTGGCCCCGGCTCGCACGAATCTTCCGTCTCCTCCCGCTCCTGCGGGGCCTTCGACACTTGTGAATCCTCCCGTGGCGCAGGTTCCCGCACCCGTAGCGTCGCCTCCAACAGTTCCTCAAGCGGGTGCTGATCCTTTTGATACCCTTGAGGAAACAGTTGGCGGACTATCCCGCGCCATCTACGAAATACGTCAACAGAGTCCTGAGGCAATACCAACAAATATTTCCTCTCAAGTCGGTCAGATAGCTGATGCCATCGTTGGTGTGAAAAGACAGGTTGGCTCCCTTCGCCGTGCAGGCCAGGATCTAGAAAATCTCCTTGAGGTCAGTAACGCACTGAATCAAGAAACCCATCTAGCGCCACTCCTGGAGTTGATAATGGATTCGGCCATCAAAACACTAAACGCCGAACGTGGCTTCTTGATGCTGAAAAATCAGACAACCGGGGCGCTCGATGTGAGTGTGGCGAGGGGCATGGGGGAGGCGCTCGCCGATGACGAGTCGCGGGAGTTCAGCACAGGTATTGCCAGTACGGTTGCTAATGATGGAACGCCGTTTTTTACCGCGAACTCGAAAGGCGACGACAGGGTGGCAGAGTTCGCGAGTGTCATGCGCTCGGATGCGAGGGCTGTACTTTGTGTGCCTGTTGATTTTCATGAGCGGAACCTCGGGACCCTTTATCTAGATAATCAGGCAGGCGCGCCAGGGTTTACAGAAGACCTTTTGCGCCTTGCAGCCTCTTTTGCCTCGGCCTCGGCCGGTGCCATTGAGAATGCCCGCCTGTATGAAAACATCCGGGAGGAGACAGCAAAACGATCAAATCTTTCGCGTTATCTGTCTCCTTCGGTGGTAGATGACATTCTCAAACAGGGTGAAAATTTCGAGCTAGGTGGCGCGACCATCGACTGCTCAGTTCTTTTCTCCGACGTGGTTGGCTTCACATCGTTCAGTGAGGACCTCACGCCGATTGAGTTGGTCAAGCTGATGAACGAATATTTTACCGTAATGGCTGACGCCATATTTACTAATGACGGGACCCTCGATAAATTTATCGGCGACGCTACGATGGCCATTTTCGGTGCCCCGGTGCATGATCCTCATCACGCGGCGATGGCCGTCGATGCGGGCCTTAATATGCTGGCGGCCTGCGATAAGTTGATGGCCAAGTGGAAGTCTGAAGGAAAGCCGACCTTTCAAATGCGGGTGGGGGTGAACTCGGGACCGGTTGTGGCGGGAAATTTAGGATCGCCTCAACGGATGGACTACACCGTCATTGGCGATGCGGTGAACCTGGCGAGCCGGATGGAAAGTTCCTCCGAGGCAGGCACACTTTGCATCAGCGAGTATACATGGGATCTAATCAAGGATTTTGCCAAGGCCGAGGACAAGGGCCCGATCAAGGTGAAGGGAAAATCCGATGAAATTCGGGTCTTTCATGTTTTCTCCATCGAGCCCCCTCGCCAGGATGCACATCACATTGAGCGAACCTCCCCCAGAGCTGTGACCGAGATATTCACCATCTACAGCCAAGAGGGCATTGACGGCACACGGCAGGGGATCATTCGAGATTTGAGCGAAGGCGGGGCGATGGCGCATTCTGGATTTGCTGCCGAGGCGGGGAATTTGGTCAAGCTGAATTTCTCTCTTCCCTCTGGCGAGCAG